The following are encoded together in the Chlorocebus sabaeus isolate Y175 chromosome 20, mChlSab1.0.hap1, whole genome shotgun sequence genome:
- the CCDC17 gene encoding coiled-coil domain-containing protein 17 isoform X3, translated as MRPWITEVPRVLAGSWTRSEARPQSPMSEAVGSPSERLRALFRTRARRVAETEAQSWALQRRGQGEGDGGRGPRTSSALTLRLKLARASSDSARIPSELSRRLQGVACTRGGMSRLFGLEQEIRELRTEAGRTRGALEVLEARIQELQAEPGNPLSSGREAKLYSPVLKANPGTLAAKIGALQEAYIRDGGRDPGVLGQIWQLQVEASALELQRSQTRRGRAGATSGELPVVEAENRRLEAEILALQMQRSQAALGPRDLPLLWGASLQPKGRRDPPLLSPPVAPPLPPLPPLPGFMEPQLPGTMTRNLGLDPHFLLPTSDVLGPAPYDPGAGLVIFYDFLRGLEASWIWVQLRTGLARDGQDTGGTTALPPAICLPPPPAPGPMGNCAILASRQPVPRLPPSPSVSLVCELQVWQGLAWARAPQPKAWVSLGLFDQDQRVLSGRWRLPLRALPLDPSLSLRQLNGIPQAGQAELFLRLVNARDAAVQTLAEINPASAHEYQYPPPVSSTSSSEANFLTPTAGFADPPPRTEEPLSGVKDR; from the exons ATGCGGCCCTGGATAACAGAGGTCCCCAGGGTGCTCGCGGGGTCCTGGACACGTTCCGAGGCGCGCCCTCAGAGTCCCATGTCCGAGGCGGTGGGAAGCCCCAGCGAGCGGCTGCGAGCGCTGTTCAGGACTCGCGCGAGGCGCGTGGCGGAGACGGAAGCGCAGAGCTGGGCCCTGCAGCGACGCGGCCAGGGTGAAGGAGATGGGGGGCGGGGACCAAGGACCTCCTCTGCCCTTACCCTTCGGCTTAAGCTTGCTCGCGCCAGTTCTGACTCGGCCCGCATTCCCTCAGAACTGAGCCGGCGCCTCCAAGGTGTGGCCTGTACGCGGGGCGGGATGTCCCGCCTCTTCGGCCTGGAGCAGGAGATTCGAGAACTACGAACTGAGGCCGGTAGGACGCGGGGAGCTCTAGAGGTGTTGGAAGCCCGCATTCAGGAGCTGCAGGCGGAGCCAGG GAACCCGCTGAGCTCCGGGCGAGAGGCAAAACTCTATTCTCCAGTGCTAAAGGCCAACCCGGGAACTCTGGCTGCCAAAATCGG GGCCCTGCAGGAGGCCTACATTCGAGACGGAGGCCGGGACCCCGGTGTGCTGGGCCAGATATGGCAGTTGCAGGTGGAGGCGTCTGCACTGGAGCTGCAGCGGTCGCAGACCCGCAGAG GAAGGGCAGGTGCCACCTCAGGGGAGCTTCCAGTAGTGGAGGCTGAAAACCGGCGCCTGGAGGCAGAAATCTTGGCCTTGCAAATGCAGCGGAGTCAGGCAGCCTTGG GGCCCCGGGATCTGCCACTCCTGTGGGGTGCCAGCCTACAACCGAAGGGGAGGAGAGATCCCCCACTCCTCTCACCGCCAGTggcaccaccactgccaccactgccaccacttcCAGGCTTCATGGAG CCACAGCTTCCTGGAACAATGACCAGAAACCTGGGCCTGGACCCACACTTCCTCCTACCCACATCGGACGTGCTGGGCCCTGCACCCTACGATCCTGG GGCTGGCCTGGTCATTTTCTATGATTTCCTGCGGGGCCTTGAGGCTTCCTGGATTTGGGTGCAACTAAGGACTGGCTTGGCACGCGATGGACAGGATACAGGAGGGACCACAGCATTGCCCCCAGCCATTTGCCTGCCCCCACCTCCTGCTCCCGGGCCCATGGGCAACTGTGCTATCCTTGCCAGCAGGCAGCCTGTGCCCAG ACTGCCACCCTCACCATCAGTATCTTTGGTCTGTGAGCTGCAGGTCTGGCAGGGCCTGGCATGGGCTAGGGCACCACAGCCAAAGGCTTGGGTCTCACTTGGGCTATTTGACCAAGATCAGCGGGTGCTAAGCGGCCGCTGGCGCCTCCCACTTCGGGCCCTTCCTCTGGACCCCAGCCTTAGCCTCAGGCAGCTGAATGGGATTCCTCAG GCAGGTCAGGCTGAGCTCTTTCTGCGGCTGGTGAATGCAAGAGATGCAGCTGTCCAGACACTGGCAGAGATCAATCCAGCAAGTGCCCATGAGTACCAGTACCCACCTCCG GTGTCGAGCACATCTTCATCAGAAGCCAACTTCCTCACCCCCACAGCTGGCTTTGCTGATCCCCCACCTCGTACAGAAGAGCCCCTCAGTGGAGTCAAGGATAGATGA
- the CCDC17 gene encoding coiled-coil domain-containing protein 17 isoform X1: protein MRPWITEVPRVLAGSWTRSEARPQSPMSEAVGSPSERLRALFRTRARRVAETEAQSWALQRRGQGEGDGGRGPRTSSALTLRLKLARASSDSARIPSELSRRLQGVACTRGGMSRLFGLEQEIRELRTEAGRTRGALEVLEARIQELQAEPGNPLSSGREAKLYSPVLKANPGTLAAKIGALQEAYIRDGGRDPGVLGQIWQLQVEASALELQRSQTRRGRAGATSGELPVVEAENRRLEAEILALQMQRSQAALGPRDLPLLWGASLQPKGRRDPPLLSPPVAPPLPPLPPLPGFMEPQLPGTMTRNLGLDPHFLLPTSDVLGPAPYDPGAGLVIFYDFLRGLEASWIWVQLRTGLARDGQDTGGTTALPPAICLPPPPAPGPMGNCAILASRQPVPRLPPSPSVSLVCELQVWQGLAWARAPQPKAWVSLGLFDQDQRVLSGRWRLPLRALPLDPSLSLRQLNGIPQVSVVGGDWAYSKVQVQYHFISPQAGQAELFLRLVNARDAAVQTLAEINPASAHEYQYPPPVSSTSSSEANFLTPTAGFADPPPRTEEPLSGVKDR, encoded by the exons ATGCGGCCCTGGATAACAGAGGTCCCCAGGGTGCTCGCGGGGTCCTGGACACGTTCCGAGGCGCGCCCTCAGAGTCCCATGTCCGAGGCGGTGGGAAGCCCCAGCGAGCGGCTGCGAGCGCTGTTCAGGACTCGCGCGAGGCGCGTGGCGGAGACGGAAGCGCAGAGCTGGGCCCTGCAGCGACGCGGCCAGGGTGAAGGAGATGGGGGGCGGGGACCAAGGACCTCCTCTGCCCTTACCCTTCGGCTTAAGCTTGCTCGCGCCAGTTCTGACTCGGCCCGCATTCCCTCAGAACTGAGCCGGCGCCTCCAAGGTGTGGCCTGTACGCGGGGCGGGATGTCCCGCCTCTTCGGCCTGGAGCAGGAGATTCGAGAACTACGAACTGAGGCCGGTAGGACGCGGGGAGCTCTAGAGGTGTTGGAAGCCCGCATTCAGGAGCTGCAGGCGGAGCCAGG GAACCCGCTGAGCTCCGGGCGAGAGGCAAAACTCTATTCTCCAGTGCTAAAGGCCAACCCGGGAACTCTGGCTGCCAAAATCGG GGCCCTGCAGGAGGCCTACATTCGAGACGGAGGCCGGGACCCCGGTGTGCTGGGCCAGATATGGCAGTTGCAGGTGGAGGCGTCTGCACTGGAGCTGCAGCGGTCGCAGACCCGCAGAG GAAGGGCAGGTGCCACCTCAGGGGAGCTTCCAGTAGTGGAGGCTGAAAACCGGCGCCTGGAGGCAGAAATCTTGGCCTTGCAAATGCAGCGGAGTCAGGCAGCCTTGG GGCCCCGGGATCTGCCACTCCTGTGGGGTGCCAGCCTACAACCGAAGGGGAGGAGAGATCCCCCACTCCTCTCACCGCCAGTggcaccaccactgccaccactgccaccacttcCAGGCTTCATGGAG CCACAGCTTCCTGGAACAATGACCAGAAACCTGGGCCTGGACCCACACTTCCTCCTACCCACATCGGACGTGCTGGGCCCTGCACCCTACGATCCTGG GGCTGGCCTGGTCATTTTCTATGATTTCCTGCGGGGCCTTGAGGCTTCCTGGATTTGGGTGCAACTAAGGACTGGCTTGGCACGCGATGGACAGGATACAGGAGGGACCACAGCATTGCCCCCAGCCATTTGCCTGCCCCCACCTCCTGCTCCCGGGCCCATGGGCAACTGTGCTATCCTTGCCAGCAGGCAGCCTGTGCCCAG ACTGCCACCCTCACCATCAGTATCTTTGGTCTGTGAGCTGCAGGTCTGGCAGGGCCTGGCATGGGCTAGGGCACCACAGCCAAAGGCTTGGGTCTCACTTGGGCTATTTGACCAAGATCAGCGGGTGCTAAGCGGCCGCTGGCGCCTCCCACTTCGGGCCCTTCCTCTGGACCCCAGCCTTAGCCTCAGGCAGCTGAATGGGATTCCTCAGGTGAGTGTGGTGGGTGGGGATTGGGCATACAGCAAGGTACAAGTGCAATACCATTTCATCTCTCCTCAGGCAGGTCAGGCTGAGCTCTTTCTGCGGCTGGTGAATGCAAGAGATGCAGCTGTCCAGACACTGGCAGAGATCAATCCAGCAAGTGCCCATGAGTACCAGTACCCACCTCCG GTGTCGAGCACATCTTCATCAGAAGCCAACTTCCTCACCCCCACAGCTGGCTTTGCTGATCCCCCACCTCGTACAGAAGAGCCCCTCAGTGGAGTCAAGGATAGATGA
- the CCDC17 gene encoding coiled-coil domain-containing protein 17 isoform X2, whose amino-acid sequence MRPWITEVPRVLAGSWTRSEARPQSPMSEAVGSPSERLRALFRTRARRVAETEAQSWALQRRGQGEGDGGRGPRTSSALTLRLKLARASSDSARIPSELSRRLQGVACTRGGMSRLFGLEQEIRELRTEAGRTRGALEVLEARIQELQAEPGNPLSSGREAKLYSPVLKANPGTLAAKIGALQEAYIRDGGRDPGVLGQIWQLQVEASALELQRSQTRRGRAGATSGELPVVEAENRRLEAEILALQMQRSQAALGPRDLPLLWGASLQPKGRRDPPLLSPPVAPPLPPLPPLPGFMEPQLPGTMTRNLGLDPHFLLPTSDVLGPAPYDPGAGLVIFYDFLRGLEASWIWVQLRTGLARDGQDTGGTTALPPAICLPPPPAPGPMGNCAILASRQPVPRLPPSPSVSLVCELQVWQGLAWARAPQPKAWVSLGLFDQDQRVLSGRWRLPLRALPLDPSLSLRQLNGIPQVSVVGGDWAYSKVQVQYHFISPQAGQAELFLRLVNARDAAVQTLAEINPASAHEYQYPPPVRAQLQLGTPQLPIPVWLIASLY is encoded by the exons ATGCGGCCCTGGATAACAGAGGTCCCCAGGGTGCTCGCGGGGTCCTGGACACGTTCCGAGGCGCGCCCTCAGAGTCCCATGTCCGAGGCGGTGGGAAGCCCCAGCGAGCGGCTGCGAGCGCTGTTCAGGACTCGCGCGAGGCGCGTGGCGGAGACGGAAGCGCAGAGCTGGGCCCTGCAGCGACGCGGCCAGGGTGAAGGAGATGGGGGGCGGGGACCAAGGACCTCCTCTGCCCTTACCCTTCGGCTTAAGCTTGCTCGCGCCAGTTCTGACTCGGCCCGCATTCCCTCAGAACTGAGCCGGCGCCTCCAAGGTGTGGCCTGTACGCGGGGCGGGATGTCCCGCCTCTTCGGCCTGGAGCAGGAGATTCGAGAACTACGAACTGAGGCCGGTAGGACGCGGGGAGCTCTAGAGGTGTTGGAAGCCCGCATTCAGGAGCTGCAGGCGGAGCCAGG GAACCCGCTGAGCTCCGGGCGAGAGGCAAAACTCTATTCTCCAGTGCTAAAGGCCAACCCGGGAACTCTGGCTGCCAAAATCGG GGCCCTGCAGGAGGCCTACATTCGAGACGGAGGCCGGGACCCCGGTGTGCTGGGCCAGATATGGCAGTTGCAGGTGGAGGCGTCTGCACTGGAGCTGCAGCGGTCGCAGACCCGCAGAG GAAGGGCAGGTGCCACCTCAGGGGAGCTTCCAGTAGTGGAGGCTGAAAACCGGCGCCTGGAGGCAGAAATCTTGGCCTTGCAAATGCAGCGGAGTCAGGCAGCCTTGG GGCCCCGGGATCTGCCACTCCTGTGGGGTGCCAGCCTACAACCGAAGGGGAGGAGAGATCCCCCACTCCTCTCACCGCCAGTggcaccaccactgccaccactgccaccacttcCAGGCTTCATGGAG CCACAGCTTCCTGGAACAATGACCAGAAACCTGGGCCTGGACCCACACTTCCTCCTACCCACATCGGACGTGCTGGGCCCTGCACCCTACGATCCTGG GGCTGGCCTGGTCATTTTCTATGATTTCCTGCGGGGCCTTGAGGCTTCCTGGATTTGGGTGCAACTAAGGACTGGCTTGGCACGCGATGGACAGGATACAGGAGGGACCACAGCATTGCCCCCAGCCATTTGCCTGCCCCCACCTCCTGCTCCCGGGCCCATGGGCAACTGTGCTATCCTTGCCAGCAGGCAGCCTGTGCCCAG ACTGCCACCCTCACCATCAGTATCTTTGGTCTGTGAGCTGCAGGTCTGGCAGGGCCTGGCATGGGCTAGGGCACCACAGCCAAAGGCTTGGGTCTCACTTGGGCTATTTGACCAAGATCAGCGGGTGCTAAGCGGCCGCTGGCGCCTCCCACTTCGGGCCCTTCCTCTGGACCCCAGCCTTAGCCTCAGGCAGCTGAATGGGATTCCTCAGGTGAGTGTGGTGGGTGGGGATTGGGCATACAGCAAGGTACAAGTGCAATACCATTTCATCTCTCCTCAGGCAGGTCAGGCTGAGCTCTTTCTGCGGCTGGTGAATGCAAGAGATGCAGCTGTCCAGACACTGGCAGAGATCAATCCAGCAAGTGCCCATGAGTACCAGTACCCACCTCCGGTGAGGGCCCAGCTGCAGCTAGGGACACCACAGCTACCCATACCAGTGTGGCTAATAGCCAGCCTTTATTGA